GGGACGGTATCTTATGAAGGCGTATTTACTCTGGATCGTTATTTTCAGCCGCCAATAAATGGAGATAGACAGGGTGTCTTTGGCGCGGAAAGCGTTCATTTTACCAGTGAGGATAAAACTTCCCTGAATTTCTACTGTACCGGTTTTGATCCGGAAGCTTTGAAAAATCCTACGGCATGCAGGTCTTTTGTCTATGTACAGGAACGACAGAATGCACAGGTTGCTTTCCAGAATTTAGGGGATCTGACATTTCGTTCCGATGACTTGAATATGATGGGTATTACTTCCGGTAAGAATGCGGGAGACTATATTCGGATCGTTTCGTTCGAGGATGTAGGAAATATCAGCTTCCAGGGTTTGAGCTCCGGGGGAATTTACATCATGAGTTCAAACCATGTGTCCTTTACTAATACAGGGGATATCTCCTTTACGGATATGAATGGTTCGAACGATTACAAGGGGGCCATTTTCATCAATCAGGGGGAAACATTTTCCGGAGCAACCGGAAAGGGAGATATTTTCTTTGATACGACGGGAAATATTACATTTAAGAATTTGCGTAAGACGTCCAGCTATATTGCCGCCGCCGGTATTTACACAGGTGAAGGCAGTGTATCGTTCAATAATACGGGAGACATTCTGTTTGAAAATAATGAAGCTCTGCAGGGGGCAGGGGGGATCAATGTGTATGATATGTATGGACGCGGAGGAATGCTATCATTTACTAACATCAATGGCTCCATTGTTTTCAGAAATAATGCGGGGAAGAGCACATCGAGTCCGGCAGTAGTCAAGGGTGTCGGAGCTATTCTGGCGAGAGGTTCTTTTCTGCTTTTAAATGCGGGGGAAGTTCTGTTTGAGGGCAATACGACCGACGTGGTTTCGGCGGGAGCGATTTATGGAGATTTGAGAGATGGAAACTCCCGTTCATTCACCATGTCGGCAGACAGGGGAAATATTACGTTCATAGGCAATGCAATCCTGGACCAGCAGGATGTCTGGCTCAGGGCGGTGCGGCTTGATTGTGCGGCGAGTAATGAAATCAACTTCCGTGCACAGACAGGCAGGGAAATTACCTTTTACGATGGCATCGATATTAATGGAGGAGGGACGGGCTTGCTCAGCGGATCTCCTACGCTTTATATCAACAGGATTCCGAATCAGGAAGAACGGGAAAAATATTACGCAGAGGGGGGACATTTCGGAGGGAGCATTCGCTTTACCGGGATCAAAACGGAAGAAATTTTAAAGGAAAGACTGGGAAATGGAGATTCCGTTTCTTTGAAGGAGATGGTTGAAAAATCCCGGAAAGTCGATGTGGATGCTCATGTTTCCGTGGAAGGTGGTACGCTTGCCATCGAATACGGCATGGTTCTGGATAATTCCTCAAGCCGGACATTGAAGCCTTCCTTTACCTTGAAATCCGGTATACTGGAAATGACTTCGGGTGCGGCCTTGAATAGCAATAAAGTAGTCGTTTCCGGCCGGGATGCCGGATCTATTCTGCGTATTGGAGGAACTCCCGTTTCAGCTCCTGAAGGAATTTTTGAACGTCCTTCCCTGAAAGTTTCTACATTCGATATTTCCCGGGGGTTTAACTGGGATCTTATGCCTTTCCTGGCGACAGGGGACAGTGGCATGGAGATTCAGGTTGGCTCATCCTTCAAACTGGGCGGAACCATAGGAATCATGGATACTCTGGATGGCTATGCCGATAAATACTGGTCGGAACAGAGAGAATTCTCCTTGTTTAGTTTCGATGGGGACACCTGGAAACGTAAAGACGGCGATCCGGAGAGTCTGGTTTCCAATACGACCGGCACATCGGAAATTGATTCTGAATATACGTACAAGGGAATCTGGAACTACGAATGGCAGGATACGGATAGCGATGGTACTCCAGATGAACTCGTTGCCGTCTGGAGCCCCAGGGAAGGTGAGGATCCAGTTGATCCGATTGATCCGGTAGATCCGGTAGATCCGGTAGATCCGGTAGATCCGGCGAAACCGAGCAAGGCTTTTCCGGACAGGCGTGGAGAACTGGCACTCAATTCCCTCTGGAGTTCCGCCTCGAATATTGCGGCCTTGGGCAATACCGCTCTGGGGCAGCTTTCGGATATTCGGTTGAGCAATAAGTTGTCTTCTCGGATCTGGGCCATGGGTCTGGGAGATTTTGCCCGGCGTCATTCCAGAAGCGGGGTAGATGGTTATGACTACGACGGGGGAGGATACTCTGTCGGCATGGATTCCGATTTTGGCAGTGACAAGGGAGTTTGGGGTATTGCCTTCGGGCAGATTTACGGTCATAGCAGGAGCAGAGACTACCAGTCTAAAACCGACCAGCGTACCATGATGGGGACCTTGTATTGGGGCAAGCTCTTTCCGGTTGATGAAAAGACATGGTGGACAGCGAAGGCAGATGTTTCCTGGGGATTTACGGACAACTGCATGAAGTCTGTCTTTACCGGTGGTCTGAATGCCCATGGAGACTGGAATAACAGAACATGGCTTGTACAAACGGAAATTTCCAGAAGTTCGGTGCTTTCCGGGCAGTGGATCATATCTCCGTTCGTACGTCTGGAATTGACGCGTGGCAAGGAAGACGGCTTTTCAGAAGACGGAAGTTATGCCCGGTGTTTCGGAAGTGCTCGCCTCCAGCGTTTCACGATTCCCGTCGGCGTGTCTGTTAGCAAGGCTGTGACTTGTTATGACAAGCCCTGGCATCATACTCTGAGATTATCTTACGCAGGAGATGTCGTTCGAGATATTCCGGAAGCCGGCGTTTATAGCTTCTATAGTGATTTTTCCTGGACAGCCCGAGCCGTGAAACCTTCCCGGCACGCTATGCGTGTTGAATACGATACTCTGCTCCAGTGGAATGAGCGTTGGAATTTATACGCCGGATACGGATTGGAACTTCGGGATCGTTCTACCTTGCATCAAGTTCATGCCGGAGTATCCTGGGCATTTTAAGATTGTTTCTTTCCTTGAACAACCGATATATAATATGAGCTTAATCTTTTGATGTCCGGACAGAATCATCCCGGCAACATACATTGTTGCCGGGATGTGTTTAGAGTAAATTGGATGTCGTAGTATTCATTGTAAATGGATACAATTTTTGCATTTTCTTGAAATACAGGCTTTCCTGCTATAAATAAAAACGGGCGGGGGTAATCGTCCCTT
This is a stretch of genomic DNA from Akkermansia sp. N21116. It encodes these proteins:
- a CDS encoding autotransporter outer membrane beta-barrel domain-containing protein, yielding MKLKLFLKRLFLFSSLLPLSARGGEAREEISAGVYGNEHVEFFREEDVTYLLTGDGTVSYEGVFTLDRYFQPPINGDRQGVFGAESVHFTSEDKTSLNFYCTGFDPEALKNPTACRSFVYVQERQNAQVAFQNLGDLTFRSDDLNMMGITSGKNAGDYIRIVSFEDVGNISFQGLSSGGIYIMSSNHVSFTNTGDISFTDMNGSNDYKGAIFINQGETFSGATGKGDIFFDTTGNITFKNLRKTSSYIAAAGIYTGEGSVSFNNTGDILFENNEALQGAGGINVYDMYGRGGMLSFTNINGSIVFRNNAGKSTSSPAVVKGVGAILARGSFLLLNAGEVLFEGNTTDVVSAGAIYGDLRDGNSRSFTMSADRGNITFIGNAILDQQDVWLRAVRLDCAASNEINFRAQTGREITFYDGIDINGGGTGLLSGSPTLYINRIPNQEEREKYYAEGGHFGGSIRFTGIKTEEILKERLGNGDSVSLKEMVEKSRKVDVDAHVSVEGGTLAIEYGMVLDNSSSRTLKPSFTLKSGILEMTSGAALNSNKVVVSGRDAGSILRIGGTPVSAPEGIFERPSLKVSTFDISRGFNWDLMPFLATGDSGMEIQVGSSFKLGGTIGIMDTLDGYADKYWSEQREFSLFSFDGDTWKRKDGDPESLVSNTTGTSEIDSEYTYKGIWNYEWQDTDSDGTPDELVAVWSPREGEDPVDPIDPVDPVDPVDPVDPAKPSKAFPDRRGELALNSLWSSASNIAALGNTALGQLSDIRLSNKLSSRIWAMGLGDFARRHSRSGVDGYDYDGGGYSVGMDSDFGSDKGVWGIAFGQIYGHSRSRDYQSKTDQRTMMGTLYWGKLFPVDEKTWWTAKADVSWGFTDNCMKSVFTGGLNAHGDWNNRTWLVQTEISRSSVLSGQWIISPFVRLELTRGKEDGFSEDGSYARCFGSARLQRFTIPVGVSVSKAVTCYDKPWHHTLRLSYAGDVVRDIPEAGVYSFYSDFSWTARAVKPSRHAMRVEYDTLLQWNERWNLYAGYGLELRDRSTLHQVHAGVSWAF